In Paludibacter propionicigenes WB4, the genomic window CGATGTTGTTATTTATTGTTTGGCTATTTTCCGCTCGGCGTTTTTCTTTACTACCACAGACAGTAGGATGGAGAAAGTAAGCAGACTGACTATCACGGCCAGCGATGTGACATTGGAAATATGAAAGCTGTAGCCCAACTCGGCTGCAAGCTCGTTGATACACATTTTGAATCCGATAAAGGTCAGAATGCCCGATAGTGCATATTTCAGGAATTGGAAGTAGCCCATGATGCCGTTCAGGGCAAAATAAAGCGACCGCAATCCGAGAATGGCAAAAATATTGGATGTGTAAACGATAAACGGATCTTTGGAAACCGATAAAACCGCCGGAATAGAATCGACCGCAAAAATAAGATCCGAAGCTTCGATTACCAGCAGCGCGATGAAAAATGGTGTGGCATAGAGAATTTTATCCTTGCGTATGAAAAAGTGCGGTCTGGACATATCGTCCGTCACCGGAAAAATTTTCTTGAAACCCCTTATCAACGGATTTTTATTGGGGTTATAATCATCTTTTTCTTTTTCGAACAGCATGTGAATACCGGTGTATACCAGAAATGCTCCGAAGATATACATCACCCAGGCAAATTTTTCGATAATGGCTACACCCGCAAAAATAAAGACGGCACGCATAACGATAGCGCCGATAATGCCCCAGAAAAGAATTTTGTGCTGATATTTTGCGTCTATTTTGAAGAAACCGAAAATAAGAATAAACACGAACAGATTGTCGACACTCAACGACTCTTCAATAAGATAACCGGTAAGAAATTCGAGTGCTTTGACCTTACCCAGCCAAAAGTAAACAACTAAATTAAAAGCCACGGCAAGCCCTATCCAGAATAAACTCCAGAGGAGCGCTTCTTTTACCTTGACCACCGTATTTTTCTTATGAAACACGAATAAGTCGAGCGAAAGCATGATGGCAACAAACACTACGAAACCAATCCAAAAATTAATACCAACTTCCATTTTTTTAAGAATAAATTAAACCGTTCTAATACTCTGCAAAGTAAATCAATAAATAGGACATTCGCAAAAATGTGTTGAAGAACAATAGTTATAACCAAATATTGTTGAATTATTCACAATTAACGCATTGAAAAAACATTATCTTTGTACTCTGAAAACCAATTACTACAAGTGATTGTTCAATAAGCGGTAAAACGCAGTTTTTTTACGTATTAATCAGCCTGAAGGTGCAGCTCTGCAGAGTGATACAAAAACTTTCGGGTATTAAAGACGACATAATGAAATCACATATCAAAACCTGGATTTTTTATGCGTTGATGTTGATACTATTCAGCCTCTTCACATACCTGTTGTTTGAGAAAGCAACGTCATTTAATGTTCCTAAACATCATACCGCTGAATTAGTAAGTAACGCTCAGGCTTCTGATAATTTTCAATTATTCAAGCTCTCATTATTGAACAATGTAGCCGAACCGGCTTCTATGTTGCTTCTGCAGATTATTTCTATTTTAATTGTATCGCGTATTTTTGGGTTCCTGTTTGCCAAAATGGGACAACCTACGGTGATAGGCGAGATTCTGGCAGGTATTGTGCTGGGTCCATCGCTGTTGGGCTATTTTTATCCGGACGCATTTCACTTTTTATTCGCTCCAAAATCCTTGGGTAACCTTTATATTCTAAGCCAGATAGGGCTTATTCTATTTATGTTTACCATTGGGATGGAGTTGAACCTGAGTACGCTACGGCAGAAGATAGGCGAAACCTACGTTATCAGTCATGCCAGTATTCTTATTCCCTACTTTTTAGGCATGTTGTTGGCTTATTTCGTGTATAATGAATTTGCTGCCAAACAAACAGATTTTCTCTCGTTTGCGCTGTTTATCGGTATTTCGATGAGTATCACGGCCTTTCCGGTGCTGGCGCGAATAGTGCAGGAGAAAGGGTTGTCTAAAACTCATCTGGGTACTATGGCTATTGCCAGTGCAGCCAATGATGATGTAACTGCCTGGTGTATTTTGGCTGCGGTTATAGCCATTGCCAAAACCGGAAGTTTTGTAAGCTCGCTGTACACCATTGGCTTTTCCATTCTTTACGTAGTGATTATGTTGATGGTGGTTCGCCCGTTTCTGAAGCGGGTTGGTGAGATTTATAGCAACAGCGAGGTACTGAATAAAAGTATTGTCGCTTTTTTGTTGTTGATTTTGATTCTTTCTGCTTTTGCCACTCAGGTAATTGGTATTCATGCCTTATTCGGAGCATTTTTGGCCGGAGTGGTTATGCCTCAGCTTCCTCATTTCCGCAAGCTGATTATTGATAAAATAGAAGATGTATCGGTTACGCTGCTGTTGCCGCTGTTTTTTGTGTTCACGGGTTTGCGTACCGAAATAGGACTGCTTAATACTCCTTACCTCTGGACTATCTGCGGAATTTTTATTTTGGTAGCCGTTACCGGAAAATTTGTGGGTGGAGCTTTTACGGCTCGCATACTGGGCGAAAGCTGGAAGGATAGTCTGTCGATAGGTGTTTTGATGAATACACGCGGACTGATGGAGCTAATCGTATTGAATATCGGTTACGAAATGGGTATACTTCCGCCTCCTATTTTCGTTATGCTGGTAATCATGGCTTTGGTCACTACTTTTATGACTACGCCGGCTTTGTCGCTTATCAATATGATTTTCCCGGAAAAAGATGTAGAAAAGGAATATATTATACAGCAAACACAGGGAATCTTCAAGGCTATGGTTGCGCTGGGTAACCCCGAAAATGGTAAAGCATTACTGAATGTTGCCAAAACGGTGTTAGATGGTACAAAAAACAGCCTGGCGGTGACAGCATTACACATAACTCCCGGTACGGACACTAACCCGATTTACGGTGAGCAATTTTCGGTGGATAGTTTCAGGGGAGTGAATGAAGCTGCGACGGAACTTAATATTCCGCTCGAAACGGAATATAAGGTAACAGATAATATCGAGCTGGAAATAGTGAAGTCGGCCAATTACAATAACTTTGACTTTTTGTTGGTGGGGGCGGGGCTTTCGTTGTCGGGCATACCTTTCTTTAAAGAGAGTTCCATGTTTCGTAATATTAAATGGTTGAACGCAATTATCAACAAAATATCCAAGCAACAGACTTTCTTTTATCCCGGCACGCTTATCAAAGACAAGACCCGGTACTTTATTGAAAATACCAATTGCAGCGTAGGTGTTTTTGTAAACCGGGGCTTTGAAGGAATTACTTCCACGCTGGTTCTGATACACGACGAGTCAGACGAGTTTTTGTTGCGCTATGCCCGTCGTTTGATTAAGAATGACAGTGGCGTGAACATTAATATATTCGATACCAATAAACTGGCCTCAACGAGTGAAGTTATTCGTCATGGAATTCATGAATTGCGCCAGCAGTTCCCCGACGAGGTAAAGGTACACAAAGCCAGCCGCATAAGCTCCAGTATTTTGTCGAAACACAGTTTCATGCTGATAAGTTACCAGACCTGGAATTTGCTTTCAAATTCGGATAAGAAAGAGTTTGAATACATTCCGTCCACGCTTATTATCAATAAAAAAGTAAGTCGTTTTCATACCGGCGTACGCAATAAAACCGTATCAAACATATCCATCGATCCTGTGGGGGAAAGTTTGTAAAATGTAATTTAGCGATACAAAAAGAGAGCGAAAGATTTTTATCTTTCGCTCTCTTTTTGTATATTATAGTAGCATGTTTTAGTTCATGTAATCCCAAACAGGCAATTGAACAGGTTTTTGTTTCAGACTTTCGATTGCTTTTTTATCGAGGTATTTACGATGAATCACCACGCGGAACAGATACTCATTGAACCATTCATCGGTAAAAGTGAGATATCCTTTGTTTCCTGCAGATTCTCCCCAACTGTTCTCAAACTCCCATTTCATCGGCTTATCGTTGGCATCAACATCGCAACCGATAAGTGTCATGGCATGAGTAGAGCCACTTTGCTGAGTCAGGATGCGGGCTTTCTTGTCCATTTCCAGTTTCACCCCGAACAAAGACTCGTAATCGTACATTTTGGGGTCTAACACTCCGGTCTCGCGGTTTGCCTGTTTGCCCACATCGCACGATGCGTACATTGGTTCATTGGCCTTAATAGAGGCTAATGCTGCTTTTTTGATGTCGTCGTTAGGAAGGTTCAGATATACCCAGTTGATACCCTCAACGGTGTTACGGTCGTTTTGTATTTCATACATTTTATAATACTCACGTGTCGGGTCGTTCATTATCATGATATAGTTTTCCGGAGAGTAATCTGCAGGCTTAATGTCATTGTAGAACTGCTTTGGAGTGTAGTTTTTGAGCTCTTTTACTTCGCCTTTTTTATCTTTATAACGCCATGTGAAGGTGGTAGGCGGTTCGCCAAGGCACAAGGCCAACACACGATATACTTCGGCGAGAATAGTTTTCTTTTGTTGACGTACGTCGGTAGTTTTTTTGCCTGAAGCTACCATCTCGCGTAAATCATATCCGCCTTTTCGAAGCAGTTCGTTCAGTATTTTTACAAATTGACCGGTGTTGTTGGAGTGAGCTGTTTCGGGCATCACATCTTGCGGAACGATACCGTATTTCTCGGCTGCGTTGAGATACAAGTTCCAAACACCACCATCGCCAACCGGTGATTTGAAGTACTGATTTACCGCTCTGTCGTCGAGCGATAATTTACCGGTGCTGATAATATTTTCCAGAAATAGATTTGATTTTTCAAATAAATCCCAGAAGTATAAATAATTGTGCGAGAAATCAAATTTATCCAGTCCGTATTTGTCCATAGCCAACGGGCGCATTACATTCATGGAGGTAAACATCCAGCAGCGTCCTGAACTTTTTTGGTTTGTAATACCTTTTACGGTAACCCGGTATTTAAAAAAATGATCGATTTTACCCTGTAAATCACGGTTCAAAGCCAGTGATTTGATGTTCTCATCGGTAGTCAAAGCATTTTGAATTGCCTTTGTACCGGGCGTAAGCGTAAAGGTGCTTCGGATATCTTTCAGATCGCTTTCAGTAATAGATTGAGCATTGGCGCCCAAAGCTGAAAGCAGCATAAAGGTGGTGAATAGTTTGAACTTCATATTCTCGGTAATTTGTAATTTTATAATATGCGGATAATTTGTTTTATTTCAGAGAATTCCAGCCTTGAGCCTTTAATTCAATTTCTTCGCCTTCGCGACCTACTAACTGTAAACCCAGTTCGGGTTTAGTCATGTGTCCAACAATGGCAATGCCTTCCATAGTCACTATTTTATCGTAGTCTTCGAGCGATACGGTGAACAATAACTCGTAGTCTTCGCCACCATTCAACGCTGCGGTTACAATGCTCATGTTGAGTTCTTCGGCCATGACTACCGCCTGATAATTAATAGGGATTTTATCTTCATACACCCTGCATCCGGCATTGCTTTGCGAGCAAATGTGCATCAATTCCGAAGATAATCCATCCGAAATATCCATCATGGCTGTGGGTACTACGTTTTTTTCGTGAAGGAGTTCAATTATATCTTTTCTCGCTTCGGGTTTTAGCTGACGTTGCAGGATATAATCCCGTCCTTCGAAATCAGGTTGAGCCTGATCGTTGGCAGCAAATACGATTTTCTCGCGTTCCAGCAATTGCAGACCCATATATGCCGATCCCAGGTCTCCGGTTACGCATATCAGGTCGGTTTGTCCGGCGCCGTTGCGATACACTATTTTGCCTTCCTCGCCTTCGCCAATACAGGTGATACTTATGGCTAGGCCGGTGAGCGAAGCAGAAGTGTCACCCCCGATGAGATCTACTCCGTACTTTTTACAAGCCAACTCCATACCGGCATAAAGCTGTTCCAGATCTTCCACCGAAAAACGCTTCGAAACACCGATGGAAACGGTCATTTGTTTCGGTTGACCGTTCATAGCATATATGTCTGAAAAATTAACAACAGCAGCTTTGTAGCCTAAGTGCATAAGCGGAACATACACCAAATCGAAATGAATGCCTTCCAATAATAAGTCAGTGGTAACCAACACTTTTTTGTTCTCATAGCTTAGAACAGCAGCATCGTCGCCAATTCCTTTCAAGGTTGATTCGTTCTGGATTTTGAACTTGTCGGTCAGGTGTTTTATTAATCCGAATTCACCGTAAGCTGATATTTCTGTTCGTTGCATAATAGTTGTAAAAATAAACTTTTCCAAAGGGTTGTCCTTTGGAAAAGTTTTTGGGGTTAGAATGAGATGTCAGAAACTAAGGATGTTTTATCTCTTAGTTCGCTGTTTAACAAGGGATTTTGTCCACACGTGTTTTATGTCTTCCGCCTTCAAATTCTGCAGAGAAAAATGTAAAAATCATATCCAGTGCTTCAGACTCGGATACAAAACGAGCGGGTAATGAAAGAATATTGGCGTCGTTATGACGGCGAGCTAATGCTGCAATTTCGGGTTTCCAGCAAAGTGCCGCACGAATACCCTGGTGTTTATTCAATGTCATGCTGATACCGTTGCCACTTCCGCAAATTGAAATACCAAAATCGAATTCTTTATTTTCGATAGCTGTAGCCATTGGGTGAGCGTAGTCGGGATAATCGCTGCTTTCGGCCGAAAAAGCTCCAAAATCTTTTAGCTTTTTTACGCCTTCGTCCTGAAGGTATTCCACAACTTTGTTTTTCAGTTCGTAACCTGCATGGTCGTTACAAATAGCAATTCGAAGGTTCTTAAATGGATTCATAAATACTGAGTTTTTATTGACTTGCAAAAGTAGAAATTAATTTTCAACTTCCACTAATTGTGAAGATAAAAAGCCTGAGTATGCAACCAGTTATCTTCTCCAATTGCTTCTCCATCTTATCTGTTATGGTTGTAATAATTCCAATAATTGTATAATTATTACTTTTTTGTAGGACTAATTGCCAGTATAAACTTCTCGAACTGCACAGGTATCGGAATGATTCTGTCCTTAAAGTGACTAAAATTTCATAGAAATAATTCTTTTTGATACTGAATTTAAATGTTTTGATACAAAATGAGACAATAAATTGATAAAATATGACATAATATCATCAAAATAACTATATTTGCATTATATGGATATGTAGTCGCAAGAATATATTACATAATAATACAAAAATAGAATTGATTCTATCAAAAAGATTGTAAAACTAAAAAGCAGTACATGTATTCACTAGTAAAACAAAGAGACACCGTCAACAAATGGATGGAGCGATTCGGGGTTCGTTTCGGAATTTATAAAGGTGGCAACTTTCACGAACAACTTTTTCCGTTCGATCCGATTCCAAGGGTAATAAGTCACAAAGACTGGCTAGAAATAGAAGCCGGTTTAATACAGCGTGTAAATGCATTAAACATGTTTCTGGAAGATGTTTACAATGAGAAAGACATCGTAAAAAAAGGCATTATCCCTGAAGAATTTATTTATTCTTCGAGTGGATATCTGGCTCAGTGCGAAGGCATAACACCATCAAAGAAAATTTTCTCTCACATATCAGGTATAGATTTAGTACAGGCTAAGGATGGAAAATGGATAGTGCTCGAAGACAATCTGCGTATACCTTCAGGAGCTTCTTACCCAATGATTGCCCGAACGGTAACCCGTAAAGTTTCGCCCGAGACATTTAAAGAAAATGCAGTATTTGATAACCGGAATTATTCAACGCTGATCCGAAAAGCGATGGATTATGTGAATATCGACAACGGACTGGAGGTGATTCTTACTCCCGGACGATATAACTCGGCTTATTTCGAGCATTCTTATTTGGCCGAAAAAGCAGGCGTTATTCTGGCTTTTGCCGATGATTTGATCGTGGAAAACGATACGGTATATTATAAAGGTCTGTTTGACAAGCGCGAACGGGTGGGAGTGATTTACCGCAGAATTTCCGATGAGTATCTTGATCCGCTGGCTTTTGAAAGTACTTCGCTGCTGGGTGTTCCCAACCTTATGCGTGCTTACGCCAAAGGCAATGTAGCCATAATGAATGCGTTGGGTAACGGGGTGGCCGATGACAAAGGGATATATTATTTCGTGCCGAAGATGATTGAATTTTATCTGGGAGAAAAAGCTATTTTACAAAATGCGCCAACATATCTACCTTACTATGCTGATGATAAGAACTATGTGCTGGCAAACCTGAAAACCTTGGTCATAAAAGATGTGGCTGAAGCAGGTGGATACGGCGTAATGTTCGGAAGAGATATGAACGACGAGCAACTGGCCAATATCACACGACTTATCGAAACCGAACCGAGGCGTTGGATTGCACAAGAAATTATCGATTTCATCGACCTGGAAATTATGGAAGGAGAAGAAAAAGTGTTTCGGAAGTCGGATTTACGTGCCTTTGTTATCAGCGAAGCGGAAACCAAGGTTTGGCACAGTGGACTTACACGATATACTCGCAATCCAACATCGTTCATAGTCAATTCGTCGCAGGGAGGCGGGTTTAAAGATACATGGATAATGAAAAAATAATAACATAGTTACTAAGGTATGGTTACAAGTAACGAGTATCTCTTTACTATTTTTATTTAACTCTAACTAAATCCTTGTAACACGAAACTAAAAAATAAATTATGCAAACATTAACAGCAACAAAAATAAACTCCGGCGTTTCGTCGGCAAAGGCTAATCGCCTTTTTTGGTTAGGCAGATATGCCGAACGTGTATACCTTACTTTGCACATGCTTCGCAAACATTTCGACATCATGATAGATGAAGATAAAGACTCGTATATTGTTTTTTGTACTAAAATGGGAATAGAGAACAAGTACATTTCTGCCGATGATTTTACAAGACGTTATTTGTATGACCTCTCAAATCCCGAATCGGTCATAAATATGCTTGAGCGGGTGAAAGATAATGCTATGATGTTGCGCGAAGAAATTATGACCGAGACACTTTGTTACATTGAACTTAGCATTGCTTACATGAATAAACCCGAGGTGCAAACCCGGGGAATAGAGGGACTTCAGCGGATTACTGATTATATGTTGGCATTTTGGGGCTCAATAGACGAACGCATTGTTGATAATCAGATAAGACACTCCATTAAATTCGGAAAATACCTCGAAAGTCTGGATTTGCATATTCGTTTCGACTATCCGTTTAACCGCGTCAATGAAATCTTTGAACGCATGCTTCACACTATAGAAAAAGAATGTTATATTTGTGATGAAATGACTTTATTGACCCTAAAGCAGTATTTTACATTCGACGATTATAAAAATATAGGAGTATTGAAGCTTATAAATACCTTATTTCGAGCTTAACACTAAAAAATGATAAAACTACAGTATAGTTACAAGACCCGAATAACTTTTAGTGAAAACATATATAAACATCATTTCTTGCTGAGATGTGCGCCCAGTGTGTTTGATTTTCAGAAAATTATTGAAGAAAAATGTGTGATTTCTCCCAATGGAACTGTAAGCGTGGGAAGAGATAGCTTTGGAAACCTGATTTACGATGGTTATATCGGAGATTTTCATAATTTTTTTGAATTTGAAGCAACGGGTATTGTTGAACAGAGCTATTACAGCATAGAGGAAGAGCTTAATCGCCTATATCTTTATCCTTCCAAATACACCCTCCCAATGAGTAATATTCGAAGGTTGCTTGACGATGCTAAGTTGCCAACCAATGCAACTACGCTTGAAAAAGTGGTTTTTCTTTCGTCCAAATTGCGCAAGGTTTTGGTGTACGAATCGGGGGTTACTTCTATTCAAACTACCGCCGAGCAAGCATTGGAAATAGGCAAAGGTGTTTGTCAGGATTTTGCTCATACATTGATTGCTCTTTGCCGTGGCAATGGCATTCCGGCTCGCTACGTAAGTGGTTTTATGCAGGGCGAAGGATTTACCCACGCCTGGGTTGAATACTATGAGGCTGGAGTTTGGTATGGTTTCGATCCCACACACGACCGCTGTATAGAAACCGGATACATAAAAATTGCTCATGGTCGCGATTACTCCGATTGCGCATTGGATAAAGGTGTTTTTACCGGTATGGCTCAGCAAAATTTAGAAGTATTTTTAAAAGTTGAAGAAATTCATTCATGATTAAAACGATAATATCTGAAGGACTTCCGGTAGATGAGCGGTTGCTGATTCGGAAGAAAGTAATTCAAAACGGAACAGGTCCAAAACGAATTTGTATTGTCACCGGTACCCATGGCGATGAACTCGAAGGACAATATGTGTGTTTTGAACTTATTCGCCGATTAAATGAGAATATTCAGTTTCTGGATGGAACTGTTGAGGTTTATCCGGCACTCAATCCGCTTGGAGTTGACTCTGTAACCCGCGGTATTCCGACTTTTGATTTGGACATGAACCGCATATTTCCCGGCGATCCTAATGGCCACTTGATAGAACATACAGCTTACGAGATTATTCAGGACTTGCGGGGTGCCGATATGGTGATTGACATTCACGCCAGCAACATTTTTTTGCGTGAAATGCCGCAGGCTCGTATTAACGTAAAGATGTCCCGCAAGCTCATTCCGTATGCAAAAATGCTCAATATCGATTTTATATGGATTCATGATGCGGCTACCGTGCTGGAATCTACACTGGCTCATTCGCTGAACGTGATTAAAACTCCGACTATCGTGGTGGAAATGGGAATAGGAATGCGTATAACCCGCGACTATGGTAACAGGTTGGTGGATGGCATTTTCAATATGATGAAAAAAATGAAGATGTGGTCCGGTCCTGTCTCGAAAGATATCAGTCATCCAATGCTTTCTACTACGGGTGAGGTGTGTTTTATGAATGCGGAAGCATCGGGTATTATTATTCCGTCGGTTTCACACTCCGTAGACGTAAAAAAAGGTGATTTGCTTTGTCAGATTGTTGATCCATTCGAGGGTGTGATTCTTCAGAATGTACTTTCACCGGTTGATGGAGTTGTTTTCACTTTACGTACTTATCCGGTAGTTTATGAAGGTTCATTGATAGCCCGAATTTTTTCGAAAACACCTTGTCACGATTCGTTATGAAACAAGAGATATTATTCCAAATGAAGTCGCCTTACCGCGATGATTTTAAAATACAGGGATTCCGGTTTGGTGAAGGAGAGAAATCTGTAGCCATAGTGGGAGCCATGCGTGGCGATGAAATTCAACAGCAATTTACCTGCTCGCAAGTGGTGAAAAACCTTATTGAACTGGAGAATGAAGGACGAATTTTGCCCGGCCATGAAATTCTTGTAATTCCATCGGCCAATCATTTTTCGATGAATATCAACAAGCGATTCTGGGCAATGGATAATACGGATATCAACCGGATGTTCCCGGGGTACGATAAAGGAGAAACCACGCAGCGTATAGCTTCTGCACTTTTTGAGCAGGTGAGGGGCTTTAAATACGGAATACAATTGGCCAGTTTTTACATGCCCGGCGAATTTATTCCGCATGTGCGGATGATGGATACGGGTTTTCAGAATACTAAGCTTGCTAAGAAATTTGGTTTGCCTTATGTGCTTGTGCGTAAGCCCAAGCCTTACGATACTACGGTTTTAAATTACAATTGGCAGGTGTTCGATACGCAGGCTTTTTCTATCTACTCCGGCGATACGGATACGATTAATAAAGAATCTGCAAAAATCGCGTGGTTATCTATTCTGCGTTTTCTGAACAGCATGAAGATTATCGATAATAATATTCACGATGGGTATAATTCATGTGTTTTGTCCGATCAGGATTTAAAAACGATAAAATCAAATCAGGCCGGCATTTTGTACAGTCTGCGCGGTGCGAAAGACGAGGTCAAAGAAGGTGACTTGTTGGCCAAAATTCTCGATCCATTTACAGGAGCTGTTCGTAGCGAAATTTTTTCGCCGGTCGATGGAACCATCTTTTTTGCACACGATAAACCACTGATTCATCAGAACACGGTTATGTACAAAATAGTCAGGTTTTGAACCGGATAAAAAACTATCATAAAACAAAACAAGCTCAACAGTTTAATTGCTGTTGAGCTTGTTTTCTATCTTTTTCGCCAGACACTCACTTCACTTGTCCGTTGTTCCGATATTCGCGACGATTTCCGAAGGTTGAAAATAATATCCTTCGGTTCGCAGACCATCTCAAAATTGGCGCTAAGGATATGTTGAA contains:
- a CDS encoding M14 family metallopeptidase; amino-acid sequence: MKQEILFQMKSPYRDDFKIQGFRFGEGEKSVAIVGAMRGDEIQQQFTCSQVVKNLIELENEGRILPGHEILVIPSANHFSMNINKRFWAMDNTDINRMFPGYDKGETTQRIASALFEQVRGFKYGIQLASFYMPGEFIPHVRMMDTGFQNTKLAKKFGLPYVLVRKPKPYDTTVLNYNWQVFDTQAFSIYSGDTDTINKESAKIAWLSILRFLNSMKIIDNNIHDGYNSCVLSDQDLKTIKSNQAGILYSLRGAKDEVKEGDLLAKILDPFTGAVRSEIFSPVDGTIFFAHDKPLIHQNTVMYKIVRF